TCCGCGCGTGCCCGGTGGCGGTCGTCAGCGGCATCGGACACGAGACCGACTTCACGATCGCCGATTTTGCTGCCGACCTGCGCGCGGCCACTCCGACCGGCGCGGCCGAACTCGCGAGCGCCGGCTACCACGAAGCCTGTGGGCGAATCACTTCGCTCGGCCGCACGCTTTCGGCAGCGTTGCACTATCGTCTCGACACGCTCGCGCAGCGCATCGACCGCGCCGCCCTGCGCCTCGTCCACCCGCGCGAACGCCTCGCGGCGGCACAAGAACGCACCGCCCGCCTCCGCGTCCGGCTCGCTGCCGCGATGAGCCGGCGTCTCGAGCGCCTGCAGGCCCGCAACGAGCAGCTTTGCCTTCGCCTCGAGGCGCGCCGGCCCGACCTCGACCGCGAGGCCGAACGCTGCGCCCGCCTTGCAAACCGCCTCGCGCTCGCCGCAGATCGCCTGATCGACCGGCCTCGCGCACGCTTGGAAGGCCTCGCCGCCCATCTTCAGCACCTCGCGCCGCACGCCGTGCTGGCGCGCGGCTACAGCATCACGCGGGATGCCGACGGACGCATCGTGCGCACCGCGGCAGGCGTCGGCGCCGGCGAAAAGGTATCGGTAGAACTGGCCACCGGCCGACTTCATGCTACGGTGAACAGCACGGACGCATGACGCGGACAACGCGCGCTTGTGGCAGGACCCTGTCCACGGAGTCGCCGTTCCGGCATTGCCACTATCATCAAAGCCCGCCTAGAATCGTCAGGCTTGTAGCCCAACAACCTGAATTGCAACAGGAGAGAGAAAAATGGAACATACCCTGCCTCAGCTGCCCTACGCGAAAGAAGCGCTGGCCCCGCACATCTCCGCCGAGACGATGGAATTCCACTACGGCAAGCATCATCAGGCGTACGTGACGAACCTGAACAACCTGATCAAGGGCACCGAATTCGAGAACCTCGATCTCGAGGCGATCGTCAAGAAGGCGCCGGCCGGCGGCCTCTACAACAACTCCGCCCAGGTCTGGAACCACACGTTCTTCTGGAATTGCATGAAGCCCAACGGCGGCGGCGAACCGGCGGGCTCGCTGGCCGACGCGATCAAGGCCAAGTGGGGTTCGTTCGAAGACTTCAAGAAGACCTTCACGACCTCCGCCGTCGGCAACTTCGGCTCCGGCTGGACCTGGCTCGTGAAGAAAGCCGACGGCAGCGTCGATATCGTCAACATGGGCGCGGCAGGCACGCCGCTGACGACCGGCGACAAGCCGCTGCTGTGCATCGACGTGTGGGAACACGCCTATTACATCGACTACCGCAACCGCCGCCCGGACTTCGTCGCCGCGTTCCTGAACAATCTCGTGAACTGGGACTTCGCGTCGAAGAATTTCGCCGCCTGAGCGCGCTGTTTTACCCCCCTTCGACGGGGTGCG
Above is a genomic segment from Azoarcus sp. PA01 containing:
- a CDS encoding superoxide dismutase [Fe] (SodB; iron binding; present under aerobic and anaerobic conditions; destroys free radicals); its protein translation is MEHTLPQLPYAKEALAPHISAETMEFHYGKHHQAYVTNLNNLIKGTEFENLDLEAIVKKAPAGGLYNNSAQVWNHTFFWNCMKPNGGGEPAGSLADAIKAKWGSFEDFKKTFTTSAVGNFGSGWTWLVKKADGSVDIVNMGAAGTPLTTGDKPLLCIDVWEHAYYIDYRNRRPDFVAAFLNNLVNWDFASKNFAA